Proteins encoded together in one Miscanthus floridulus cultivar M001 chromosome 16, ASM1932011v1, whole genome shotgun sequence window:
- the LOC136509956 gene encoding pleckstrin homology domain-containing protein 1-like: MAASLWRAVMDSVSGSSSSPSALDAAPGGGVEFWHGAERAGWLNKQGEYIKTWRRRWFVLKQGRLFWFKDPAVTRASVPRGVIPVASCLTVKGAEDVLNRQFAFELSTPAETMYFIADSEKEKEEWINSIGRSIVQHSRSVTDAEVVDYDSRPQPPPQPKASEESEPAA; the protein is encoded by the coding sequence ATGGCGGCCAGCCTGTGGCGCGCCGTGATGGACAGCGTcagcggctcctcctcctccccctcggcGCTGGACGCGGCCCCGGGCGGCGGCGTCGAGTTCTGGCACGGCGCGGAGCGCGCGGGGTGGCTAAATAAGCAGGGCGAGTACATCAAGACgtggaggcggcggtggttcGTGCTCAAGCAGGGGAGGCTCTTCTGGTTCAAGGACCCTGCGGTGACGCGGGCCTCGGTGCCCCGCGGCGTCATCCCCGTCGCCTCCTGCCTCACAGTCAAGGGCGCCGAGGACGTGCTCAACCGCCAGTTCGCCTTCGAGCTCTCCACGCCTGCCGAGACCATGTACTTCATTGCGGACtccgagaaggagaaggaggagtggATTAACTCCATCGGTCGCTCCATCGTCCAGCACTCCCGGTCCGTCACCGACGCAGAGGTCGTCGACTACGACAGCCGCCCCCAGCCCCCGCCGCAGCCTAAGGCTAGCGAAGAGAGTGAACCAGCAGCTTAA